GTAGAAGTGAAAGAAGTGATTGGTGTGGCTCGTGATTGTGGGGATTTATGAGGACATGTCAAGCGTCAGTGGGGATTCTTGGTGGAAATACGGACACtaaatggaaatgaaactagtcacaatgagacataggaaaaaaaagcgtgacgtttccaacccttctcgagttcctcatcagaccaAAACCGTAATGGATCTCTcggtctgatgaggaactcgagaagagttcgaaacgtcacgcttttttcctatatctcactgtggctagtttcattttcatttttgtgttcacgtgcttGTTTTTGTGCTTGAGTTCACGGACACTAAAGTTATTGCTAAGGTAAATGTGATTGACCAAGCATTCTAATTTCCGTTGCTGTCATGTTTCTTAATAGTGTTAGCAAAatgatgtgtgtatacaaaattaTATCTGAATAAagaattatatctatgtatgtcatGCACTTTATATCATGTATCAGTATCTtcgtttttatacatatttttatcatcattatatctgttcatattatccttcttattgatattatccttataatcgtgGTTAGTATTATTGAATCCATTATAACGTCAATGGCACTAAGTCCTATATcaccaataacaaaataataataataaaacgaaagctgagaaaaggagagaaaaaaggcgtGACATAGCCAGTACCTCATAGCCGCCCCTGGAGCATAATGTGTCGGCTTCCttctggaggaggaaaagaaggtctCCTGAAGGGTTGTGGACGGTGTACTCCATCGGGGATCCCTGGACCACGCCCACCATGTTGCCGGGCGGGAAGCACACCTCCAGAtgctgaggaaggagaggagggtctCAGGGCGTGggctgtgttaatgtgtgtgcgagagagagagggtgggtgggagagaaaaataaggagcggatttttcttttctctctcttattattattatttttcttacgctcgtcctctctctctctctctctctctctctttcttcatctatctgtctacatatcagtctgtttatctgtctctccccttttccctccctctctgtctccgtccttcccttcctccactctctatatcactacctctttcattttctcacactctttctcctctctccaccgaCCCCCTCTcaccgtttctctctctatctatctatctgtctatctatccctctctcacccactccactctttctttgtctctccctccctccatccctccctccctggctcgctccctctctctccctccctccctccctgtctctccctccctccctccctgtctctccctctccttctcccttcctctctctccctctctctccctctccctgcctccctggctcgctccctctccctccatccctccctccctggctcgctccgtctccctctccttctccctccctctctctccctctccttctccctccctctctctctcttcctccctccctctctctccctccctctccctccctctccctccctctccctgcctcaccGTGGGCGTGTAGGCGCAGCAGGAGGACTCCTCGTCGGTCCTCGTGAGGTTGAGGACGTCCAGATGCGCGTTGTTCAGGACCTTGATGGTGACGGCGTCCGCATCCCCGCCGCCGCTGCAGCACCGCGGGTGGAAGGTCCGCACTACGTAGATCTGCTGCCCCTCCTCCCGGCTCACGCGCAGCTTCCGCCCTGCAGCatcggggggtgggagggagggaggggggcgagagggagggtgttTACTGTGGGTACTGTGTATTTACGCACGTttgcacatacacgtatacacgtacaatgcttatataacacacacacacacatacacacacacacacacacacacacacacacacacacacacacacacacacacacacacacacacacacacacacacacatacacatacacacacacacacacacacacatatatatatatatatatatatatatatatatatatatatatatatatatatatatatgtatatatatatatatatatatatatatatatttaaaagtcaAAGTCagaacattttattccattaattacaatggttgttctttacataaatacatttatatttacaaatgatTATTTAACAGGTGATCTTTTAAGATATGATCACAACTTAGTAGCTTATAATATCATCTACTGGTAAAAAATTAAGGAATTTAATAAGAGAATTGCATCGAAATCACGCACTTTTCAAGGTCCataaaagtacttatatagaccttgtttctGTTGGTCTTGTTCGCGGTTTAtttacttttgtgacgtcatgaaacttcGCGGTTTGTatactattgtgacgtcatgaaacgctgtttgtttactattgtgacgtcatgaaacttcgcggtttgtttactattgtgacgtcatgaaacttcgcggtttgtttactattgtgacgtcatgaaacttcgcggtttgtttactattgtgacgtcatgaaacttcgcggtttgtttactattgtgacgtcatgaaacttcgcggtttgtttactattgtgacgtcatgaagcttcgcggtttgtttacttttgtgacgtcatgaaacttcGCGGTTTGTatactattgtgacgtcatgaaacttcgcggtttgtttactattgtgacgtcatgaaacttcgcggtttgtttactattgtgacgtcatgaaacttcgcggtttgtttactattgtgacgtcatgaaacttcgcggtttgtttactattgtgacgtcatgaaaccgcggtttgtttactattgtgacgtcatgaaacttcgcggtttgtttacttttgtgacgtcatgaaacttcgcggtttgtttactattgtgacgtcatgaaacttcgcggtttgtttactattgtgacgtcatgaaacttcgcggtttgtttactattgtgacgtcatgaaacttcgcggtttgtttactattgtgacgtcatgaagcttcgcggtttgtttactattgtgacgtcatgaaacttcgcggtttgtttactattgtgacgtcatgaaacttcGCGGTTCgtttactattgtgacgtcatgaaacttcgcggtttgtttacttttttgacgtcatgaaacttcgcggtttgtttactattgtgacgtcatgaaacttcgcggtttgtttactattgtgacgtcatgaaaccgcggtttgtttactattgtgacgtcatgaaaccgcggtttgtttactattgtgacgtcatgaaaccgcggtttgtttactattgtgacgtcatgaaacttcgcggtttgtttactattgtgacgtcatgaaacttcgcggtttgtttactattgtgacgtcatgaaaccgcggtttgtttactattgtgacgtcatgaatcttcgcggtttgtttactattgtgacgtcatgaaacttcgccgtttgtttactattgtgacgtcatgaaaccgcggtttgtttactattgtgacgtcatgaatcttcgcggtttgtttactattgtgacgtcatgaaacttcgccgtttgtttactattgtgacgtcatgaaaccgcggtttgtttactattgtgacgtcatgaatcttcgcggtttgtttactattgtgacgtcatgaaacttcgcggtttgtttactattgtgacgtcatgaaacaaGATATATGACCAAGAAGTTCCGTCAAAAGCGGGAATGAATAAGAGGTTTCAAGATTTTTCAAGAAATCTGGAAATATCTCGTCCTTAAaaatgcgcatatacatatacatccgcatacacacatacacacacacacacacacacacatatatatatatatatatatatatatatatatatatatatatatatataaatatatatatatatatatatatatatatatatatatatatatatatatatatatatatatatatatatatatatatggtaggaaaacccacaatgcacaaactagatttactgaaatataTTTCAGTGAATCTAGCATAGTATTAACACGGTAAAGTATTcgtaaattttgtatatatatatatatatatatatatatatatatatatatatatatatatatatatatatatatatatatatatatatatatatatatatatatatatatatatatatatatatatatatatataatacttatataacatctatctatctatctatctatcaatctatctatatacctttatgtattcatatatacatacatacatacatacatacatatatatatatatatatatatatatatatatatatatatatatatatatatatatatatatatattatatattgtacatacatacatatatatatatatatatatatatatatatatatatatatatatatatatatatatatatatgtatgtatgcacactaaaacacacacacacacacgcgcgcacacacacacacacacacacacatatatatatatatatatatatatatatatatatatatatatgtatatatatatatatatatatatatatatatatatatatatatatatatatatatatatgtgtgtgtgtgtgtgtgtgtgtgtgtgtgtgtgtgtgtgtatgtgtgtgtgtgtgtgtgtgtgtgtgtgtgtgtgtgtgtgtgtgtgtgtgtgtatgtatacacactaaaacacacacacacacacacacacacacacacacacacacacacacacacacacacacacacacacacacacacacatatatatatatatatatatatatatatatatatatatatatatatatacatatatgtatatatatagatatatatatatatatatatatatatatatatatatatatatatatatatatatatatatatatatatatatatatatatatatatatatatatatatatatatatatatatatatatgtatatatataaatgtgtgtgtgtgtatgaatatacataaacatttgtgCATGTCTTTGAACCGCAAAACAAAATCAATTATCGCCATCAGATAAGCGTTGTTTGCAGGCGACTAACCATGTTTCGAGATAGTGAGCTCTCCCACGTGAGTCAGGTGTTCCAGGCCGGGAGGGAAGTACTGGGCAGGACCGGGTATCCACGACCACCAACCTGCAATGCCCAGTCAGCAGTCAGGTATCTGGGTATGGGTATGGCTACGTTTTCTCTGGTGGGTAGACATGTTAGATAAAAGAAGCTGactgaaaagagggagggagagaagag
This portion of the Penaeus vannamei isolate JL-2024 chromosome 11, ASM4276789v1, whole genome shotgun sequence genome encodes:
- the LOC113819207 gene encoding phospholipid scramblase 2 isoform X1, encoding MASAPSESDTLLGGRRTPPPRYSSISSYDSQEEKDAHLAAKQSDAAANVESRGPPNSGPPTGHQAGQHGGHVQQPPMQPGWWSWIPGPAQYFPPGLEHLTHVGELTISKHGRKLRVSREEGQQIYVVRTFHPRCCSGGGDADAVTIKVLNNAHLDVLNLTRTDEESSCCAYTPTHLEVCFPPGNMVGVVQGSPMEYTVHNPSGDLLFLLQKEADTLCSRGGYEVTSADRFPLGRIYLAKTSCCSTSKEVKVCFPTNLDLRSKALILAGALSIRDLHWD